A window of Pseudodesulfovibrio sp. JC047 contains these coding sequences:
- a CDS encoding Hpt domain-containing protein yields the protein MPDSPVVERIAPEFEALLPRFFEISKGDAEEMRTALNNGDFETLNRLGHTTRGTGCGYGFKGMGEIARSIELAAKARDFDKGQEQIGRLFRYLESVQIEFGE from the coding sequence ATGCCAGATTCTCCTGTTGTTGAACGCATTGCCCCCGAGTTTGAAGCCTTGCTTCCCCGTTTTTTCGAGATTTCGAAAGGGGATGCGGAAGAGATGCGAACGGCCTTGAACAATGGAGATTTTGAGACCCTGAATCGATTGGGACATACGACACGGGGGACCGGGTGTGGTTATGGGTTCAAGGGCATGGGCGAGATTGCCCGGAGTATTGAACTCGCGGCCAAGGCCCGTGATTTTGACAAGGGACAGGAACAGATTGGCCGTCTTTTTCGATATCTTGAAAGCGTCCAGATCGAATTCGGCGAGTAG
- a CDS encoding cation acetate symporter, whose protein sequence is METGYQIPFTALVLIGCMLAFTVVTTFMFRRQKTSADYYLAGRKVNSFINASAISSDYLSAASFLGVAGVAFLFGFDGIIYALGFFVGYIALLLFLASPLRKFGRYTVPDFVSERFHSKRARILGVIGVLFVSLFYMAPQMLGAGKVMGLLLNLEYETSIVIIACIITLYVTIGGMKATTVNQLVQFWILFGAMFLLAFIPFMVKGYTYTEVVQFIHGFKGAEPVTGQAFDGAAYTAPAYWLTNLKDTLSLLLALMFGTAGLPHILVRFYTAPDGRAARKTVIYVLLLIGMFYILSPYVGHVIRYAFLRGEAMGVSPHLMHWLADNGKNLAVPVAGSYFGGQLLLGIVVAGAFAAILSTVAGLIIACAGAIGHDLVVNVFNPDMPERSRVTVARIASIIVGLLGIPLGFWAESMQIAVLVGLAFAIAASTFFPVLVMGVWWPKMTKNGACAGLITGITGSFFMILGKGLLPGFLQFKNPGGFVMILTFIAIYAVSKMEYASKGEAALPPDTAEVMAILHGPETA, encoded by the coding sequence ATGGAAACCGGCTATCAAATCCCCTTCACCGCGCTGGTCCTGATTGGCTGCATGTTGGCCTTCACCGTGGTCACGACCTTCATGTTCCGCCGCCAAAAAACCTCTGCGGACTATTATCTGGCGGGCCGCAAGGTCAATTCCTTTATCAACGCATCAGCCATTTCGTCAGACTATCTGTCTGCCGCGTCCTTTCTCGGCGTGGCCGGCGTCGCATTCCTGTTCGGATTCGACGGCATCATCTATGCCCTCGGCTTCTTTGTGGGGTACATTGCCCTGTTGCTGTTTCTGGCCTCACCGCTGCGAAAATTCGGCCGATACACCGTGCCTGATTTCGTTTCCGAACGATTTCACTCAAAACGGGCACGGATTCTCGGCGTGATCGGCGTCCTGTTCGTTTCCCTCTTCTACATGGCCCCACAGATGCTCGGCGCGGGCAAGGTCATGGGCCTGTTGTTAAATCTGGAATATGAAACCTCCATCGTCATCATCGCCTGTATCATCACGCTGTATGTCACGATCGGCGGCATGAAGGCGACAACCGTCAACCAGTTGGTCCAATTCTGGATTCTCTTTGGCGCCATGTTTCTGCTCGCCTTCATTCCCTTCATGGTCAAAGGATACACCTATACTGAAGTGGTCCAGTTCATCCATGGATTCAAAGGCGCGGAACCCGTGACAGGCCAAGCATTTGACGGCGCGGCATACACTGCTCCCGCCTACTGGTTGACCAATTTGAAAGACACTCTGTCCCTGTTGTTGGCCCTGATGTTCGGCACCGCTGGGCTGCCTCATATTCTCGTTCGTTTCTACACTGCCCCGGATGGCCGGGCCGCCCGCAAAACGGTCATTTATGTCCTGCTGCTCATCGGCATGTTCTACATTTTAAGCCCATATGTCGGCCATGTCATTCGCTACGCCTTCCTGCGCGGCGAGGCCATGGGTGTCTCGCCCCACCTGATGCACTGGCTGGCGGACAACGGCAAAAATCTGGCTGTCCCGGTCGCAGGGTCTTACTTCGGTGGACAACTTCTGCTCGGTATCGTGGTCGCCGGAGCGTTTGCGGCCATCCTGTCCACCGTGGCCGGACTGATTATCGCCTGCGCCGGAGCCATCGGTCACGACCTGGTGGTCAACGTCTTCAACCCGGACATGCCGGAACGATCCCGCGTCACCGTGGCGCGTATCGCCTCCATCATTGTCGGACTGCTCGGTATCCCGCTCGGTTTCTGGGCGGAATCCATGCAGATCGCGGTCCTGGTCGGACTGGCCTTTGCCATTGCCGCGTCCACGTTCTTCCCGGTGCTCGTCATGGGTGTCTGGTGGCCCAAGATGACGAAAAACGGTGCCTGCGCAGGTCTGATTACCGGCATCACTGGCTCGTTTTTCATGATCCTCGGCAAAGGATTGCTCCCGGGATTCCTGCAATTCAAAAACCCCGGCGGTTTTGTCATGATCCTGACATTCATCGCTATCTATGCGGTTTCAAAAATGGAATACGCTTCCAAAGGCGAGGCGGCACTGCCCCCTGACACTGCGGAAGTCATGGCCATTCTCCACGGCCCGGAAACCGCCTGA
- a CDS encoding Rid family detoxifying hydrolase, giving the protein MSDITLIHTDTAPAAVGPYSQATTANGVVYVSGQLGIIPSEGTLADGFEAQTRQALENMKAILEEAGSSLEKVLSVDVFVMDMGKFADLNAIYAEYFANHKPARAAIQVGGLPLGGLVELKCIALAK; this is encoded by the coding sequence ATGTCAGACATCACCTTGATTCACACAGACACGGCCCCTGCGGCTGTCGGCCCGTACTCACAGGCAACCACAGCCAACGGCGTGGTCTATGTCTCCGGCCAACTCGGCATCATTCCCAGTGAAGGCACACTCGCGGACGGGTTTGAAGCCCAGACCAGACAGGCACTGGAAAACATGAAGGCCATTCTTGAAGAAGCCGGTTCTTCTCTCGAAAAAGTCCTGAGCGTGGACGTCTTTGTCATGGATATGGGAAAATTCGCTGATCTGAATGCCATCTATGCTGAATATTTCGCCAATCATAAACCTGCCCGGGCGGCCATCCAGGTTGGCGGTCTGCCATTGGGTGGACTGGTCGAACTAAAGTGCATTGCGTTAGCGAAATAA
- a CDS encoding OFA family MFS transporter gives MARTKPMNRWLVVIGAILIQLSLGAIYAWSVFTPALKAVGWSKIQTQVVFAVGLACFALIMVWAGKKLPIWGPRTLTVISGVVLGAGYILAGLFGGTNFWLILLCIGVIGGSGIGIGYVVPIAVGMRWFPDKKGMITGLAVAGFGFGAMGWVKLAGSWAHLLATFGLSTTFVLYGIAFTVLVISGGLWMVYPPDGWLPPGYTPPETAATSTKGKQGFTSGEMLRTRQFHAIFLTFTFSAGAGLMSIGLMKLYPMEALQGAGYSAVEASAIAGTAMAVFFSLANGIGRIAWGMMSDLMGRKAAIIIMTATQGICVIGFPTMATNELILYVGATFIGFNFGGNFALFPTMTADTFGAHTVGQNYPFVFLAYGVGGIFGPILGGLLGDMDNFPMAFTICGVLCLVGAVLTYTVHPPHQKQSPNNT, from the coding sequence ATGGCTCGAACAAAACCCATGAATCGCTGGCTGGTCGTCATCGGCGCAATCCTCATCCAGCTCAGCCTCGGTGCAATCTACGCGTGGTCGGTCTTCACCCCGGCACTCAAGGCCGTCGGCTGGTCAAAAATACAAACACAGGTCGTCTTTGCCGTGGGATTGGCCTGTTTCGCCCTCATCATGGTCTGGGCCGGGAAAAAACTTCCGATCTGGGGTCCTCGCACATTGACCGTCATCAGCGGCGTGGTCTTGGGGGCAGGCTATATATTGGCCGGATTGTTCGGAGGAACGAATTTCTGGCTGATCCTGCTCTGCATCGGTGTCATTGGCGGCTCGGGAATCGGCATTGGATACGTGGTGCCCATTGCCGTGGGAATGCGGTGGTTTCCGGACAAAAAAGGCATGATAACCGGCCTGGCCGTCGCAGGATTCGGATTCGGTGCCATGGGATGGGTCAAACTCGCCGGATCTTGGGCGCATCTGCTCGCCACCTTCGGGCTGTCCACCACCTTTGTCCTTTATGGCATCGCCTTTACCGTGCTCGTCATCTCCGGCGGTCTCTGGATGGTCTACCCGCCTGACGGCTGGCTGCCCCCGGGCTACACTCCACCCGAAACGGCTGCCACATCCACAAAAGGCAAACAGGGATTCACCTCTGGCGAAATGCTCAGAACTCGTCAATTTCACGCCATTTTCCTGACATTCACCTTCAGTGCGGGCGCGGGACTGATGTCCATCGGACTGATGAAGTTGTACCCAATGGAGGCGTTGCAGGGAGCAGGATATAGTGCGGTGGAAGCCAGTGCCATAGCGGGCACGGCCATGGCAGTCTTTTTCAGTCTGGCCAACGGAATAGGTCGTATCGCCTGGGGCATGATGAGTGATCTCATGGGACGAAAGGCCGCGATCATCATCATGACCGCCACGCAAGGAATTTGCGTCATCGGCTTCCCGACCATGGCCACCAACGAACTTATTCTCTATGTGGGGGCCACCTTCATCGGATTCAACTTCGGCGGCAACTTCGCCCTGTTCCCCACCATGACTGCCGATACCTTTGGTGCACACACCGTGGGCCAAAATTATCCATTCGTTTTTCTTGCCTATGGCGTTGGAGGCATCTTCGGCCCCATTCTCGGAGGTCTCCTCGGCGACATGGACAACTTTCCCATGGCCTTCACCATCTGCGGCGTCCTGTGCCTGGTCGGGGCAGTGTTGACCTATACGGTCCACCCGCCACACCAAAAACAGTCCCCAAACAACACGTGA
- a CDS encoding putative nucleotidyltransferase substrate binding domain-containing protein produces MSTNSGEKPTVRGRDRRRFDTSGGDIPGLFSMVRSGDLTRIRHIRCIRVEEWVSSGVSAETMCIRLSRFNRDVIAAVMEAHAETYPWLRLCTVLEFGSGGRDEQVLGSDQDNGLLMAVSPDADVLDECTQSIVMALDGAGLPLCDGGVMMSLAQWRGRYDEWADRLMQWLANPAEKGAWQSGLILDFAAIPETDAAVELLRDRLWSFVQTKPLVISLLVQELMDYRLPLTFYGAFVTEKEGIWQGYLNIKKSVLAHLTNSVRILALKYSVVSSNTCERIRALTRAGHVSANHGVQLLEAWEYVQHKRFAIGLECARELLPPHNYVNPAYLDSEEKKQLKASIHAVEKLVRLVQAGTWM; encoded by the coding sequence GTGTCCACCAATTCAGGGGAAAAACCGACGGTCAGAGGTCGTGACAGAAGGCGTTTTGACACGTCCGGAGGGGATATCCCCGGGCTGTTTTCCATGGTTCGGAGCGGCGATCTGACCCGTATTCGACATATCCGTTGTATCCGGGTGGAGGAGTGGGTTTCGAGCGGTGTGTCTGCCGAGACCATGTGCATTCGTCTTTCCCGATTCAACCGGGATGTCATTGCGGCAGTGATGGAAGCCCATGCCGAAACGTATCCATGGCTTCGGTTGTGTACGGTCCTTGAATTCGGTTCCGGCGGGCGGGATGAACAGGTACTTGGGTCGGATCAGGACAATGGGCTGCTCATGGCGGTGTCGCCGGATGCGGATGTCTTGGATGAATGTACGCAATCCATTGTCATGGCACTGGACGGTGCAGGGCTGCCCTTGTGTGATGGCGGTGTCATGATGAGTCTCGCTCAATGGCGGGGCCGATATGACGAATGGGCGGACCGACTGATGCAGTGGTTGGCCAATCCTGCTGAAAAGGGAGCGTGGCAATCCGGGCTTATTCTGGATTTTGCGGCGATCCCCGAGACTGATGCCGCCGTGGAACTGCTGCGGGATCGATTGTGGAGTTTTGTTCAGACCAAACCGCTCGTGATTTCATTGCTTGTTCAGGAATTGATGGACTATCGGCTTCCGTTGACGTTTTATGGTGCGTTCGTGACGGAAAAAGAGGGGATCTGGCAGGGATATTTGAATATCAAGAAAAGCGTACTTGCGCATTTGACCAACAGTGTTCGAATACTTGCCCTCAAATATTCGGTGGTTTCGTCCAATACGTGCGAACGCATCCGGGCCTTGACCCGGGCCGGGCATGTGTCGGCCAACCATGGGGTCCAGTTGTTGGAAGCGTGGGAATATGTCCAGCACAAGCGGTTTGCGATCGGTCTGGAATGTGCCCGTGAGTTGTTGCCTCCGCATAATTACGTCAACCCGGCGTATCTTGATTCGGAGGAGAAAAAACAGTTGAAAGCGTCCATTCATGCCGTTGAAAAACTGGTTCGTTTGGTTCAGGCCGGAACCTGGATGTGA
- a CDS encoding glycosyltransferase family 9 protein — translation MNVLIINLTRFGDLIQTQPVISGFKRQGQTVGVVCLENFASVMHLLDGVDRTFPFPGNQVLSGVRDDWRLAARDIAAFKKTIFDMFLPDLTVNLTPSVASRLLAYHLTSEHGQTVGFTVDSFGFNADTSSWAAFLQMAGANRGASPFNISDVFCRTAGVDGQDGSLDLAAPGHDDLAVADQLLQSRPQGTQGFVGLQLGASEDRRRWPVSYFIETAQMLWERDGLLPVLLGSESEQELGDRFVEGATCPRLNCMGRTSLGQLAGVLSRCAVLVTNDTGTMHLAAGLGVPVCAVFLATAQPWDTGPYRAGALCLEPDMACHPCEFETECPHDFVCRKAVPPETMYAAAHQLVSPETAGVIDGARVWRTTFGQDGLMGLDSISGHERTDGAVWISIQRAAFSAFLDGRQQADTHGQGMTLRPEFREKISKILTNAMGVLFLLSQQAHLLQLQPRPGIKSKFMASWQLFQNMLSSSEHLKIIALLWMFETQQHGDDLSSLRGLIDRYTHLLTALRDSLSV, via the coding sequence GTGAATGTTCTGATTATCAATTTGACCCGTTTTGGGGATCTCATTCAAACCCAGCCCGTTATTTCCGGTTTCAAGCGACAGGGACAGACGGTGGGCGTGGTCTGTCTTGAAAATTTCGCGTCCGTCATGCACCTGCTTGACGGCGTGGACCGCACGTTCCCTTTTCCGGGAAATCAGGTTCTGTCCGGCGTGCGTGACGATTGGCGGCTGGCTGCACGGGATATCGCTGCATTCAAAAAAACTATTTTTGACATGTTTTTGCCTGACTTGACGGTGAATTTGACGCCGTCTGTTGCCTCCCGTTTGTTGGCGTATCACCTGACTTCTGAACACGGACAGACCGTTGGGTTCACCGTTGATTCGTTCGGGTTCAACGCGGACACCTCCTCCTGGGCGGCATTTCTTCAGATGGCCGGAGCCAACCGGGGGGCCAGTCCCTTCAATATTAGCGATGTCTTTTGCCGAACAGCGGGGGTGGATGGGCAGGATGGTTCCCTGGACCTGGCCGCGCCCGGGCATGATGACCTGGCCGTGGCCGATCAGTTGTTGCAATCGAGACCGCAGGGGACACAGGGGTTTGTCGGGTTGCAACTCGGGGCCAGTGAAGACCGCCGTCGGTGGCCCGTGTCATATTTTATTGAGACCGCCCAGATGCTTTGGGAGCGGGACGGCTTGCTTCCTGTATTACTCGGTTCTGAGAGTGAGCAGGAGCTTGGCGACCGATTTGTCGAAGGCGCGACGTGTCCGCGTCTCAACTGCATGGGCCGAACGTCTTTGGGACAACTGGCTGGCGTGCTGTCCCGGTGTGCGGTGCTGGTGACCAATGATACCGGCACCATGCACCTTGCCGCCGGACTCGGGGTGCCGGTGTGTGCCGTGTTTCTTGCAACAGCGCAGCCATGGGATACGGGACCGTATCGGGCGGGTGCTCTCTGCCTGGAACCGGATATGGCCTGTCATCCCTGCGAATTTGAGACGGAATGTCCGCATGATTTTGTATGTCGCAAGGCCGTGCCCCCGGAAACCATGTACGCGGCGGCACATCAATTGGTCTCGCCGGAAACAGCGGGTGTCATAGATGGCGCGCGGGTGTGGCGCACGACATTTGGTCAGGATGGCTTGATGGGGTTGGATTCCATATCCGGTCACGAAAGGACAGACGGGGCCGTTTGGATCTCGATTCAGCGGGCCGCCTTTTCGGCATTCCTTGACGGGCGACAACAGGCTGACACCCATGGGCAGGGGATGACGCTTCGGCCGGAATTTCGAGAGAAAATATCCAAAATTTTGACAAATGCCATGGGTGTGCTTTTTTTGTTGTCACAACAGGCCCACCTGTTGCAACTCCAACCCCGCCCTGGAATAAAAAGTAAATTCATGGCTTCATGGCAGCTGTTTCAAAATATGCTGTCTTCCAGTGAACACCTTAAAATCATAGCGTTATTATGGATGTTCGAGACGCAGCAACATGGGGATGACCTTTCGTCTTTGCGAGGTCTGATTGATCGATACACCCACCTTTTGACTGCCTTGCGTGACAGCCTGAGCGTCTAG
- the feoB gene encoding ferrous iron transport protein B has product MTEFTIGIAGNPNCGKTTMFNSLTGARQHVANWPGVTVEKKTGHITMNGDSVVLVDLPGTYSLTAYTQEELVARNFLVDERPEVVIDIMNADALERNLYLAVQIMELGVPLVLGLNMMDEVRSSGKHIDSERLAKLSGCSVVETVARNDQGTQKLLKKTLELAKEQDGAWKPLNISYGPDLDPVLDEMVKLIEAEGFLTDKVPARWTGIKYLERDEDVVIKGRMTNTSLSDTLEKMAIDVADHTEKTLKARPDALIADHRYGFIAGMIKDVVSYPVLDEDRISRSDKMDRVLTHRFLGPAIMLAIVYLIYKVTFTVGEIPMGWLEALFGWMGDTAYNALPDGHLRSLVVSGIIDGVGGVLGFVPLIMFMFLMISALEDSGYIARMAYMLDRIFKVFGLHGTSVLPFIVSGGIAGGCAVPGVMAARTLRSPKEKLATLFVAPYMTCGAKVPVFLMLTAAFFPQHAATVMLLITLCAWMMALIVARILRSTVIKGASTPFVMELPPYRMPTLRGVLIHTWERTWEYAKKAGTVILGISILLWALMTFPQLPEERLAHYESLRAQAQVEDNIAQIDNAEAEEAIRHTFAGRIGTALEPMTQLAGFNWRINIALTGGFAAKEVIVSTLGTAYSLGEIDAEESQPLSEKLVADPLFSEASALALIIFTMLYAPCFVTVVTMARESSWKWAAFSVVGSTTLAFGMAIVVFHIAKSIL; this is encoded by the coding sequence ATGACAGAATTTACCATTGGTATCGCAGGGAATCCGAACTGCGGTAAAACCACCATGTTCAACTCGCTCACTGGCGCACGACAGCATGTCGCCAACTGGCCAGGAGTGACCGTTGAAAAAAAGACCGGTCACATCACCATGAATGGCGATTCCGTTGTCCTCGTGGATCTGCCAGGGACATACTCGCTGACGGCCTATACGCAGGAAGAACTGGTCGCCCGAAACTTTTTAGTCGATGAACGCCCTGAAGTCGTCATTGACATCATGAATGCCGACGCGCTGGAAAGAAACCTCTATCTGGCTGTCCAAATCATGGAACTCGGCGTTCCTCTCGTCCTCGGTCTCAACATGATGGATGAAGTCCGCAGCAGCGGCAAGCACATCGATAGTGAACGGCTCGCCAAACTTTCCGGATGCTCGGTGGTTGAAACCGTGGCACGAAACGATCAAGGAACCCAAAAGCTCCTGAAAAAGACCCTTGAATTAGCCAAGGAACAAGACGGTGCATGGAAACCGCTTAATATCTCCTATGGCCCGGACCTTGACCCTGTTCTGGATGAAATGGTCAAACTTATTGAAGCAGAAGGCTTTCTGACAGACAAAGTCCCAGCCCGCTGGACCGGCATCAAATATCTCGAACGCGATGAAGATGTGGTTATCAAGGGACGCATGACCAATACATCCTTGTCAGATACGCTCGAGAAAATGGCGATCGATGTTGCGGACCACACTGAAAAAACGTTGAAAGCTCGGCCAGATGCCCTCATCGCCGACCATCGGTATGGATTCATCGCAGGCATGATAAAAGACGTTGTCTCCTATCCGGTGCTGGACGAAGACCGTATCAGTCGGTCAGACAAAATGGACAGAGTGCTCACCCACCGTTTTCTCGGTCCAGCGATTATGCTGGCCATCGTCTACTTGATCTACAAAGTCACTTTTACCGTCGGCGAAATACCCATGGGATGGTTGGAAGCACTTTTCGGATGGATGGGAGATACAGCCTATAATGCCTTGCCGGATGGACACCTGCGTTCACTGGTGGTCTCCGGTATCATCGATGGTGTCGGCGGCGTCCTCGGCTTCGTGCCACTCATCATGTTCATGTTCCTGATGATTTCCGCACTGGAAGACTCCGGGTACATCGCCCGTATGGCCTACATGCTCGACCGTATTTTCAAGGTCTTCGGCTTGCACGGAACATCCGTTCTTCCGTTTATTGTTTCAGGAGGCATCGCCGGGGGCTGCGCTGTCCCCGGTGTCATGGCTGCCCGCACCTTGCGGAGTCCCAAAGAAAAATTGGCAACACTCTTTGTTGCTCCATACATGACCTGCGGGGCCAAAGTTCCGGTGTTCCTCATGCTCACCGCAGCCTTCTTTCCCCAACACGCAGCAACGGTCATGCTCCTGATTACATTGTGCGCCTGGATGATGGCCCTCATCGTGGCTCGAATCCTTCGCTCCACCGTCATCAAAGGTGCGTCCACCCCGTTTGTCATGGAACTGCCGCCTTACCGTATGCCGACTTTGCGCGGGGTCCTGATCCACACATGGGAACGCACTTGGGAATATGCCAAGAAGGCGGGAACCGTCATTCTCGGGATCTCCATATTGCTCTGGGCCTTGATGACCTTCCCGCAATTGCCGGAAGAACGCCTCGCCCATTATGAATCGCTGCGGGCACAAGCACAGGTTGAAGATAATATTGCCCAAATCGACAACGCCGAAGCCGAAGAAGCCATCAGGCACACTTTCGCAGGCCGGATCGGTACCGCTCTTGAACCAATGACCCAACTGGCCGGATTCAACTGGCGCATCAACATCGCTCTGACCGGCGGATTCGCGGCCAAGGAAGTCATTGTCTCGACCCTCGGCACCGCCTATTCTCTGGGTGAAATTGACGCAGAAGAATCCCAACCGTTATCGGAAAAGCTGGTCGCTGACCCACTCTTCTCGGAAGCGTCGGCCTTGGCTCTCATCATCTTCACCATGCTCTACGCCCCCTGCTTCGTGACGGTGGTGACCATGGCACGGGAATCCAGTTGGAAATGGGCCGCCTTCAGCGTCGTGGGATCAACCACATTGGCATTCGGCATGGCAATCGTGGTCTTCCACATCGCCAAATCAATACTCTAA
- a CDS encoding sodium/substrate symporter small subunit, producing the protein MDQFETIRKKQLAFALSVGIPYFAGVIGIFLLVYLAGETVARISIMGFPLHYWLVAIAIYPITWVLFIWYVHKANAMEDDIARKLKGEK; encoded by the coding sequence ATGGACCAATTTGAAACCATCCGCAAAAAGCAACTCGCCTTTGCCCTGAGCGTCGGCATTCCGTATTTCGCCGGTGTCATCGGCATTTTCCTGCTGGTCTATCTGGCAGGTGAGACCGTCGCTCGAATCTCCATCATGGGCTTTCCCCTCCACTATTGGCTGGTCGCCATCGCAATCTATCCGATAACCTGGGTGCTCTTCATCTGGTACGTCCATAAAGCGAACGCCATGGAAGACGACATCGCCAGAAAACTCAAAGGAGAAAAATAG
- a CDS encoding murein transglycosylase domain-containing protein produces the protein MKTINGRLRSVKTSTLYNEMTRILILLLTVIFLTGCSRSDAIRIARATVSGDPAAVAETLARDKAVQYASNPTSIKTDVQHVQKCVEDFVEAIRSIWGKDDIRVPRPKEYVKYTQNYLSRASVDFDTGNITVETLDNTAPLKSLHTAIVTTLLTPNDPRAVNLYSAETITLGDTPFLLGEVKDHKSQDIRWEWRASQFADRLIQTALKTRTISGKTAHFVTFHMVKDHLDVRARKYASLVTSTAKRFNVSKNLIFAIMKVESDFNPFALSSANAIGLMQVVPATAGSDVYRYLHGRKGQPSTKDLLGAQTNITYGAAYLHLLDTRFLKGVVNPVSREYCVIAGYNGGAGTVFRTFDKNTKKAAQTINRLSPGEIYTTLRTKTPYAETRRYLGKVLEAKKHFVNF, from the coding sequence ATGAAGACCATTAATGGCAGACTCAGGTCTGTCAAAACCTCTACTCTTTACAACGAAATGACACGAATCCTCATTCTCCTTCTCACAGTGATATTCCTTACCGGATGTTCCCGCTCCGACGCCATACGAATCGCCCGGGCCACGGTTTCTGGCGATCCTGCCGCTGTTGCCGAAACATTGGCACGGGACAAAGCGGTCCAATATGCCTCGAACCCAACATCCATCAAGACCGACGTGCAACACGTCCAAAAATGTGTCGAGGATTTTGTCGAGGCAATCCGATCCATCTGGGGCAAAGACGACATTCGTGTTCCGCGTCCCAAGGAGTATGTCAAATATACACAAAATTATCTCTCTCGCGCCAGTGTTGATTTCGATACCGGCAATATCACTGTGGAGACACTGGACAACACGGCTCCGTTAAAAAGTCTCCACACAGCGATTGTCACCACCCTGCTGACACCCAATGATCCCCGGGCCGTCAACCTGTATTCCGCCGAGACCATCACACTCGGGGACACGCCATTTTTGCTCGGAGAAGTCAAAGACCATAAATCCCAAGACATTCGCTGGGAATGGCGGGCCAGCCAGTTTGCGGACAGGCTCATTCAGACCGCATTGAAGACTCGAACGATTTCAGGGAAAACTGCCCATTTCGTCACATTTCACATGGTCAAGGATCATCTGGACGTCCGGGCCAGAAAATACGCCTCTCTGGTCACGTCCACCGCCAAACGATTCAATGTCAGTAAAAATCTGATCTTTGCCATCATGAAAGTCGAATCCGATTTCAATCCGTTCGCACTCAGCTCGGCCAATGCGATCGGGCTGATGCAGGTTGTCCCGGCCACTGCGGGAAGCGATGTCTATCGGTACCTGCACGGTCGAAAAGGCCAACCGTCCACCAAGGATTTGCTGGGTGCCCAAACCAACATCACCTATGGAGCGGCCTATCTGCATCTTTTGGACACCCGATTCCTCAAGGGTGTCGTCAATCCGGTCTCACGCGAATATTGCGTGATCGCGGGATACAATGGCGGAGCCGGAACCGTTTTCAGAACCTTTGACAAAAACACGAAAAAAGCGGCACAAACCATAAACAGGCTGTCACCGGGCGAAATCTATACCACGCTTCGCACAAAGACCCCCTACGCTGAAACGCGCCGTTATCTTGGAAAAGTGCTTGAAGCCAAGAAACACTTCGTCAACTTCTAG
- a CDS encoding 2-amino-3,7-dideoxy-D-threo-hept-6-ulosonate synthase codes for MHLGKAIRMERIMNRNNGRTIIVPLDHGVTVGPIYGLVDLRKTVDQVAEGGANAMLMHKGIPRCSHRAGGKDIGLIIHLSASTSLSPHPNAKALVGTVADALKLGADAISVHVNLGDETEPNMLADLGSLCAEANEWGMPVLAMMYARGPKIDNEYAPNIVAHCARVGVELGADIIKVNYTGDPQSFKKVVKGCCVPVVIAGGPKLESDRDLVQMVYDSIQAGGAGLSVGRNIFQHKKPAHIVAALNKIVHENWEVDAAMQLL; via the coding sequence ATGCATCTCGGAAAAGCCATTCGCATGGAACGAATCATGAATCGCAACAACGGGCGAACCATTATCGTCCCATTGGATCATGGCGTGACAGTCGGTCCCATCTATGGACTGGTTGACCTTCGCAAAACCGTGGATCAAGTGGCCGAAGGCGGTGCCAACGCCATGCTCATGCACAAGGGAATTCCCCGCTGTTCCCACCGGGCAGGCGGCAAGGATATCGGACTGATCATTCATCTCTCCGCCTCAACATCACTGTCACCCCATCCCAATGCCAAGGCATTGGTCGGCACGGTGGCCGATGCACTCAAACTCGGGGCAGACGCCATATCCGTTCACGTCAACCTGGGCGATGAAACAGAACCAAACATGTTGGCAGACCTGGGTTCACTGTGTGCTGAAGCCAACGAATGGGGAATGCCTGTTCTGGCCATGATGTACGCACGCGGCCCGAAAATCGACAATGAATACGCGCCGAATATCGTGGCACACTGCGCTCGTGTCGGTGTGGAACTGGGAGCTGACATCATCAAGGTCAATTATACGGGCGACCCGCAATCCTTCAAAAAAGTCGTGAAAGGATGTTGTGTGCCAGTCGTCATTGCAGGTGGTCCCAAGCTGGAAAGTGATCGGGACCTGGTCCAGATGGTCTACGATTCAATTCAGGCCGGAGGGGCTGGTCTGTCGGTCGGCAGGAACATCTTCCAACACAAAAAACCCGCCCACATCGTGGCGGCTCTCAACAAGATCGTTCATGAGAATTGGGAAGTGGATGCTGCCATGCAGCTCCTGTAG